A stretch of Imperialibacter roseus DNA encodes these proteins:
- a CDS encoding M14 family metallopeptidase, producing MSKKAGARLLITTILLTLTYGFSQAQADYRSSQQITTQLQSLSRQYSSLAKLQTIGKSDGGKDIWALTLGSGDIDNHPAIVVAGGVDGQYVVSTELALKFAEQLLASSQTDSVKNLLATTTFYVLPNVNPEATDQFFASLKYARTGNGRATDDDRDGQNGEDGYEDLNGDGLVTMIRVEDPTGAWKKSEADDRIMVKAADGETGGYLYLTEGVDNDKDGAFNEDGTGGINFNNSLTWDFPYFQPGAGDFPVADKENRAVLDFLFERWNVFALVTFGSSDNLNAPIKYNAGEASKRVLKGMLKADADANALVSKNYADIVGKKEGAQPVVQGGGFMEWGYFHYARYSFGTPAWSWPEFKMPEDSVAKAKYKPNKDKNKEVDYLRWAEANNHDLFVEWKPVNHPDFPGKKVEVGSWKPFAPYNPPFSLVADISDKQNKFILKLASMKPQVKIENLAVESVGKGMTRITADIFNAGTLATMTELAQKTRWVRMTKVEMTLTGSQQIVSGDKVKLISSIDGGDKVTMSWLVKGSGSVKLSAGSAQTGIDTKTITLK from the coding sequence ATGTCTAAAAAAGCAGGAGCGAGGCTCCTAATAACAACAATTTTGCTAACGCTGACCTATGGGTTTTCGCAGGCCCAAGCCGACTACCGGTCGAGTCAGCAGATAACAACGCAGTTACAATCACTTTCACGACAGTATTCCTCCCTTGCAAAGCTGCAGACCATTGGGAAGAGTGACGGAGGCAAAGACATTTGGGCGCTGACACTCGGCTCGGGCGACATCGACAATCACCCGGCCATTGTAGTGGCTGGTGGGGTTGACGGGCAATATGTTGTAAGCACGGAGCTGGCACTCAAGTTTGCCGAGCAGCTGCTGGCTTCGTCGCAGACGGATTCGGTGAAGAATCTCCTGGCCACAACTACTTTCTACGTGCTGCCTAATGTAAACCCGGAAGCAACGGATCAGTTTTTTGCCTCACTCAAGTACGCCAGAACTGGCAACGGCCGTGCAACCGACGATGACCGTGACGGCCAAAATGGCGAGGACGGTTACGAAGACCTCAACGGAGACGGACTGGTCACGATGATCCGTGTAGAGGATCCTACGGGAGCATGGAAGAAAAGCGAAGCCGATGACCGCATCATGGTGAAGGCAGCTGACGGCGAAACAGGTGGCTACCTCTATCTCACAGAAGGTGTCGACAACGACAAGGACGGTGCTTTCAATGAAGACGGAACGGGGGGTATCAATTTCAATAACTCCCTCACCTGGGACTTTCCCTATTTCCAGCCTGGTGCTGGCGACTTCCCTGTGGCCGACAAGGAAAACCGTGCAGTGCTCGATTTCCTTTTTGAGCGCTGGAATGTGTTTGCGCTGGTTACTTTTGGTTCGTCCGATAACCTGAATGCTCCAATAAAATATAATGCAGGCGAGGCGTCGAAAAGAGTGCTGAAAGGCATGCTGAAAGCAGATGCTGACGCTAATGCATTGGTATCGAAAAACTATGCGGACATCGTTGGCAAAAAAGAAGGAGCACAGCCGGTAGTACAGGGGGGTGGATTTATGGAGTGGGGTTACTTTCACTATGCCCGCTATTCGTTTGGTACACCAGCCTGGAGCTGGCCGGAGTTCAAAATGCCTGAGGATAGCGTGGCCAAGGCAAAATACAAACCCAACAAAGACAAGAACAAAGAAGTGGATTACCTGCGGTGGGCTGAAGCCAATAACCACGATTTGTTTGTGGAGTGGAAGCCGGTAAACCATCCGGACTTTCCAGGAAAAAAAGTGGAGGTAGGCAGCTGGAAGCCCTTTGCTCCCTACAATCCACCTTTCAGTTTGGTGGCGGACATCTCCGACAAACAGAATAAGTTTATTCTGAAGCTGGCCTCTATGAAGCCTCAGGTGAAAATAGAAAACCTCGCTGTGGAGTCAGTTGGTAAGGGGATGACACGTATTACGGCTGACATTTTCAACGCAGGCACGCTGGCCACCATGACAGAATTAGCGCAGAAGACCCGCTGGGTACGAATGACCAAGGTGGAAATGACTTTGACGGGAAGTCAGCAGATCGTTTCCGGTGACAAAGTGAAGCTAATTTCCTCTATTGATGGGGGAGACAAAGTGACGATGTCGTGGCTTGTGAAGGGCTCAGGCAGCGTGAAGCTTTCAGCAGGCTCGGCGCAAACCGGGATCGATACAAAAACCATCACCCTTAAATAA
- a CDS encoding GAF domain-containing sensor histidine kinase, whose amino-acid sequence MVVPSVPENELERLADLLSYDILDTPAEEELNEIVQLASDVCNTPISLISLIDDKRQWFKARKGLDAQETSKEFAFCAHAIHGNDLFMVPNALEDERFWDNPLVEGRPDIRFYAGVPLTSAQGHNLGTLCVIGTEPATLTEEQIRALQILAKQVVTHFELRKNNRHLTEALKTVDKQKEELSSHNKTLTRLLSIIGHDLKGPVENLKQLFSLFVSAKLSKEEIDSLAADLNGRLESTSDLLGNLLSWATSQLNDASLQSDKFDLHDIAEEQLHRIKGSAVAKGNSLLNKVKKGSVITADRDIIRFVIRNLITNANKFTSEGAISVALEESEDLSRIVVADTGQGMSQEAIKALFNWNDRRTTAGTLGEKGSGLGLLIVRQFASQYNGRLIIESEVGKGTKVVFEMAKDIDMEPSTD is encoded by the coding sequence ATGGTAGTACCATCAGTTCCAGAAAATGAGTTAGAAAGGCTTGCTGACTTACTTTCCTATGATATTCTTGACACGCCGGCTGAGGAAGAGTTGAATGAAATTGTTCAGCTAGCGTCAGATGTGTGTAACACGCCTATTTCTTTGATTTCTTTGATAGATGACAAGCGTCAATGGTTTAAAGCAAGAAAAGGGCTTGATGCTCAGGAAACCTCCAAGGAGTTTGCTTTTTGCGCCCATGCCATTCACGGAAACGACTTATTCATGGTACCCAACGCCCTGGAAGACGAGCGGTTTTGGGACAATCCGTTGGTGGAAGGGAGGCCGGACATTCGGTTTTATGCCGGAGTTCCATTGACATCGGCGCAAGGCCACAATTTGGGAACCTTGTGCGTTATCGGAACCGAGCCAGCTACCCTTACAGAGGAACAAATACGAGCTTTACAAATATTGGCTAAGCAGGTGGTGACTCATTTCGAGCTTAGGAAGAATAACCGTCACCTGACTGAAGCACTTAAAACGGTTGATAAACAAAAAGAAGAGCTTTCCTCCCACAATAAGACACTTACCAGGCTGTTGTCAATTATTGGCCACGATTTAAAAGGGCCTGTTGAGAACTTGAAGCAGCTTTTCAGTCTTTTTGTGAGTGCGAAACTTTCTAAAGAAGAAATAGATAGCCTGGCAGCCGACTTGAATGGGCGCCTCGAAAGCACCTCCGATTTGCTCGGCAACCTACTTAGCTGGGCTACCAGCCAGCTCAACGATGCATCTTTACAATCGGATAAGTTTGACTTGCACGATATTGCCGAGGAACAACTCCACCGGATCAAAGGGAGCGCTGTTGCGAAGGGGAATAGCTTACTGAATAAAGTAAAAAAAGGTTCCGTAATAACCGCTGATAGGGACATCATTAGGTTTGTGATAAGAAACCTCATTACAAATGCGAATAAGTTTACCTCAGAAGGCGCTATTTCAGTAGCCCTGGAGGAGAGTGAAGACCTGAGTAGAATTGTTGTTGCGGACACTGGCCAGGGAATGTCGCAGGAGGCTATCAAAGCCCTTTTTAACTGGAACGACAGGCGCACCACCGCAGGAACCTTAGGAGAAAAGGGATCGGGGCTCGGCCTGCTTATTGTCAGGCAGTTCGCCAGTCAGTACAATGGCCGCCTTATCATTGAAAGTGAAGTGGGTAAGGGAACCAAAGTTGTTTTTGAAATGGCAAAGGATATCGACATGGAACCATCAACGGATTAG
- a CDS encoding ABC transporter permease: MTEQHLPEPPGWALKLLHWYCKPRYLEAIEGDLYELFDLRCQSAGEKVARRGFAWDVVRFFRWKYIKGIENSNRLNQFAMWKNYFKISLRSLWRQKFYSAINIAGLSVGIACCLLIIIYIKHDLSYDRFWKDGDRIYRIAINDRGPYTPTRLGSFLKSDYPEVESYTRLNGLYDFSFAIGDNVFSEPGGSLADSTVFEVFDVKFIEGTPQGALSEPNTVVLTKSVADKYFPHETAVGKIIKSSGDAVKITAVVEDPPANSHMPFKYLVAMPHEYWATTGWWTGNNFFTYVKLAEGASEEAFEAKILDFMRKHMAKDLMETYHYDNFDDYLASDDSYRFTLVPIQEIHLNYPRLTLAESAGDMDNVYIFSAVAFFILLIACINFINLSTARSGSRSKEVGIRKVLGSVRGELIRQFMVESFLISIFSLGLAILLSLVALPYFNDLSGKQFQSTDLITVDNMLWLTLLLTAVGIIAGSYPALYLSSFKPVAALKGELKSGKSGSFLRKALVSFQFAISIFLVIATVIVYQQINHMTNQKLGFNVSNTMVIKAGSALKDSGPFFRSKLLENPNIGGVAASTTYPSQFVGDWGYSTVGDVKDNYSLYTMFADSYYLETMGVELAQGRFFSRELASDTASIVLNEAAVRELGWDDPIGQRLERTEGVFTVIGVVKDFNFSSLKRKIGSLAIRYDAEIHKTKWGSAYYLARVKGSYQETVNSIGELWGTIAPEEPFDYDFVDQAFAKLYESEAKFGKIFTVFSALAILIACLGLFAMAAYTLEKRFKEIAIRKVLGASVFSITTLVLSDFTKLILFGSIIAVPLAFYVMDQWLQEFAYRMELGIVVFLIPVLAVTLLAWLTVIYQSFKTATGNPVYALKQE, translated from the coding sequence ATGACCGAACAGCACTTACCGGAGCCACCTGGCTGGGCCTTAAAGTTATTGCATTGGTATTGCAAGCCAAGGTACCTGGAGGCTATCGAAGGTGACCTCTACGAGCTTTTTGACCTGCGTTGCCAAAGTGCAGGCGAAAAGGTTGCAAGAAGAGGGTTCGCCTGGGACGTGGTCAGGTTTTTCAGGTGGAAATACATCAAAGGAATAGAAAACTCAAACAGACTAAATCAGTTCGCTATGTGGAAAAACTACTTTAAAATTTCGCTACGGAGCCTTTGGCGGCAAAAGTTCTACTCCGCCATCAATATAGCGGGTCTTTCTGTCGGCATAGCGTGTTGTTTGCTCATCATCATCTATATCAAGCACGACCTGAGCTACGATAGGTTTTGGAAGGATGGCGACCGGATTTACAGGATTGCCATCAACGACCGTGGGCCTTATACACCCACCAGGCTTGGCTCATTTCTGAAGAGCGACTACCCAGAGGTGGAGTCGTACACAAGACTGAATGGGCTTTATGATTTTTCTTTTGCCATTGGGGATAATGTCTTCTCGGAGCCGGGAGGGAGCCTGGCGGACTCTACAGTGTTTGAGGTGTTTGACGTAAAGTTTATAGAGGGAACGCCGCAAGGAGCGCTCTCCGAACCGAACACAGTTGTTTTGACGAAAAGTGTAGCTGATAAGTATTTTCCTCATGAAACTGCTGTTGGCAAAATCATCAAGTCGTCAGGCGACGCAGTGAAAATTACGGCAGTGGTAGAGGATCCGCCGGCCAATAGCCACATGCCGTTCAAATACCTGGTGGCCATGCCCCACGAGTATTGGGCCACCACCGGTTGGTGGACGGGCAACAACTTTTTTACATATGTGAAGCTGGCAGAAGGTGCTTCGGAAGAGGCCTTTGAGGCTAAGATACTTGATTTTATGCGCAAGCATATGGCCAAAGACCTGATGGAAACCTACCACTATGACAACTTTGATGACTATCTCGCATCGGATGATTCATACAGATTTACATTAGTGCCCATTCAGGAAATTCATCTCAATTATCCAAGGTTAACACTGGCTGAGAGCGCTGGCGACATGGATAATGTCTATATATTTTCAGCTGTAGCCTTCTTTATTTTACTTATCGCCTGCATCAATTTTATCAATCTGAGTACCGCCCGGTCTGGCAGTAGATCGAAGGAAGTGGGGATAAGAAAGGTACTTGGGTCGGTGAGAGGTGAGCTGATCAGACAGTTTATGGTAGAGTCATTTCTCATCAGCATTTTTTCTCTCGGTTTGGCTATTTTACTATCGCTGGTAGCGCTGCCATATTTCAACGACCTTTCCGGCAAGCAGTTCCAGTCAACAGATCTCATCACCGTGGATAATATGCTTTGGTTGACACTGCTACTTACAGCTGTGGGCATCATTGCGGGCAGCTATCCTGCGTTGTATCTTTCTTCATTTAAGCCTGTGGCTGCTTTGAAAGGGGAGCTCAAGTCCGGTAAATCCGGGTCATTTTTGAGAAAGGCTTTAGTGAGTTTCCAGTTTGCGATATCCATTTTTCTTGTGATTGCCACTGTGATTGTTTACCAGCAGATCAACCACATGACCAATCAGAAGCTGGGCTTTAATGTCAGCAACACTATGGTGATCAAAGCCGGGTCGGCATTAAAAGACAGCGGCCCGTTTTTCAGGTCAAAGCTACTTGAAAACCCAAATATCGGGGGCGTGGCGGCCAGCACTACCTACCCCTCACAGTTTGTGGGCGACTGGGGTTATAGTACTGTGGGCGACGTGAAGGACAACTATAGTCTTTATACGATGTTTGCCGATAGTTATTATTTAGAAACCATGGGAGTGGAGCTGGCTCAGGGTAGGTTCTTCTCAAGAGAGCTGGCGAGCGACACTGCCTCCATTGTGCTGAATGAGGCTGCGGTAAGAGAGCTGGGCTGGGACGACCCGATCGGTCAGCGGCTCGAGAGAACGGAAGGGGTGTTCACAGTAATCGGCGTGGTGAAGGACTTTAACTTTTCCTCTCTCAAAAGAAAAATAGGAAGCCTGGCTATCAGGTATGACGCTGAAATTCACAAGACCAAGTGGGGATCTGCCTATTACCTGGCGAGGGTTAAGGGTAGCTACCAGGAAACTGTAAACTCCATCGGTGAGCTTTGGGGTACAATAGCTCCGGAGGAACCATTCGACTATGACTTTGTTGATCAGGCATTTGCGAAGCTCTATGAGTCGGAGGCAAAGTTCGGAAAGATATTTACCGTTTTTTCAGCGTTGGCTATTCTTATTGCCTGCCTGGGACTGTTTGCCATGGCGGCTTACACGCTTGAGAAAAGGTTTAAGGAGATTGCTATTAGAAAAGTACTGGGGGCCAGCGTATTTTCCATTACCACTTTGGTGTTGTCCGACTTCACGAAGCTGATTCTCTTCGGCTCAATCATAGCTGTTCCCCTTGCGTTCTATGTGATGGACCAATGGCTGCAAGAGTTTGCTTACAGAATGGAATTAGGCATTGTAGTGTTTCTTATACCTGTTTTGGCCGTAACGCTGCTAGCCTGGCTAACAGTAATTTACCAGTCGTTCAAAACTGCTACTGGCAACCCGGTATATGCACTCAAACAAGAGTGA
- a CDS encoding PadR family transcriptional regulator → MQRINLGEFEELVLLIAAVLHDNAYGISVLQEIEAQTGRQINISAVHSALDRLEQKGYLKSYLGGATNERGGRRKRLFSVTASGAKALSDVKEMRNTLYDQIPKVTLKLNFV, encoded by the coding sequence ATGCAAAGAATCAACCTTGGCGAATTTGAAGAGCTGGTATTGTTGATAGCGGCGGTACTGCATGATAATGCCTATGGAATCAGCGTATTACAGGAAATAGAAGCTCAAACCGGACGGCAGATCAATATCAGCGCAGTGCATTCGGCACTCGACAGGCTGGAGCAAAAGGGATACCTGAAATCATACCTGGGTGGTGCTACGAATGAGAGAGGCGGCAGAAGAAAAAGGCTTTTTTCTGTTACAGCAAGTGGGGCAAAAGCGCTATCGGACGTGAAGGAAATGCGCAACACCCTCTATGATCAAATTCCGAAGGTAACGCTGAAGTTAAATTTTGTATGA